From a region of the Tursiops truncatus isolate mTurTru1 chromosome 2, mTurTru1.mat.Y, whole genome shotgun sequence genome:
- the BCL2L10 gene encoding LOW QUALITY PROTEIN: bcl-2-like protein 10 (The sequence of the model RefSeq protein was modified relative to this genomic sequence to represent the inferred CDS: inserted 1 base in 1 codon), protein MGDAFRECTARLLTDYLEYCASERGTPVRAPSTPEAAVLRXVAAWKQKTNLHFLSQYRGFRGNRVELVAWMAQELVANNRGGPSWGRVAALVTFAGTLLERPPRGALRRKKTENEDVSRDCRFLVALLCAQLSGRHRA, encoded by the exons ATGGGGGACGCGTTCAGGGAGTGCACAGCTAGGCTGCTGACGGACTACCTGGAGTACTGCGCCAGCGAGCGCGGCACCCCCGTGCGGGCGCCGTCCACGCCCGAGGCCGCCGTGCTGC CCGTGGCCGCCTGGAAACAGAAGACCAACCTGCACTTCTTGTCGCAGTACCGCGGCTTCCGCGGGAACCGCGTCGAGCTGGTGGCCTGGATGGCGCAGGAGCTAGTCGCCAACAACCGTGGCGGGCCCAGCTGGGGCCGCGTGGCAGCGCTCGTGACCTTCGCGGGGACGCTGCTGGAGAGGCCGCCGCGGGGGGCCCTTAGGCGGAAGAAGACGGAGAATGAAGACGTTAGCAGAGACTGCCGGTTCCTGGTGGCCTTGCTGTGTGCTCAGCTCTCCGGACGGCACCGCGCCTGA